A genomic stretch from Vibrio neptunius includes:
- a CDS encoding HD domain-containing protein, whose translation MANSNYNAPLTLKLYAIAAVVFGTYGGRVCPFLETLTTQEILFHVGVTFGALFLVRHFLLNDHSLLEEQRQARLDATLFFMGSVPLAIFYNVYYDFGLDSNLKVLFGMTLFGFFSGLILQLASKLEKFDQLTQTEHYHLELSGERQSMVKQMIMMIAMLLITLTTMLTMVAVKDIFWLQHNPERILDGSATVSVIKEFIYLSLVLGAYVATILILWTKLMRKVLLSQECSLQEVAQGNIARRLPIFEHNELGSMASLTNKMLDSLQSTQDEVKTTRDVAIVSLSALAESRDNETGAHILRTQEYIRALANYLCQFDKHRALLTPNYIELLYKSAPLHDVGKVGIPDSILLKPGKLTDDEFKTMKRHPEIGAKALSIAEKHLGSNSFLQLAKEIALTHHEKWDGSGYPKGLKGDEIPLSGRLMALADVYDALISERVYKKAFSHEKAKSIILEGKGSHFDPELVDAFLTIEQEFVNIADKYRSLEAEENAMALEELQANEPT comes from the coding sequence GGCGGGCGGGTTTGCCCATTTTTAGAAACTCTTACAACCCAAGAGATTTTATTCCACGTCGGTGTAACCTTTGGCGCGCTGTTTCTCGTTCGACATTTTTTGCTCAATGACCACTCTTTACTTGAAGAGCAGCGCCAAGCCCGACTCGATGCCACCCTGTTTTTTATGGGCAGCGTCCCTCTGGCAATATTCTATAACGTTTATTACGATTTTGGGCTCGACAGTAATCTCAAGGTTTTGTTTGGGATGACCTTGTTCGGCTTTTTCTCTGGTTTGATTTTGCAGCTCGCTTCCAAGCTCGAGAAATTTGATCAATTAACACAAACAGAACACTATCATTTGGAACTCAGTGGTGAGCGTCAATCTATGGTCAAACAAATGATCATGATGATTGCTATGCTCCTCATCACCTTAACGACCATGCTCACCATGGTTGCAGTAAAAGATATATTCTGGTTACAACATAATCCTGAGCGCATTCTCGATGGCAGTGCTACCGTTAGTGTGATTAAAGAGTTCATCTATTTGTCATTGGTGCTCGGTGCGTACGTCGCGACGATTCTCATACTGTGGACCAAACTAATGCGTAAAGTTTTGTTGTCTCAGGAGTGTTCTTTACAAGAAGTCGCACAGGGCAATATTGCCAGACGTTTACCTATTTTTGAGCACAATGAGCTCGGTTCGATGGCGTCTCTGACCAACAAGATGCTCGATAGCCTGCAATCGACTCAAGACGAAGTCAAAACCACTCGTGATGTTGCTATTGTCTCTCTTTCAGCACTGGCAGAATCTAGAGATAACGAAACTGGCGCGCATATTTTGCGTACCCAAGAGTACATTCGCGCTTTGGCCAACTACCTTTGCCAATTTGACAAACATAGGGCGTTGCTCACTCCTAATTACATAGAACTGTTATACAAATCGGCGCCATTGCACGACGTAGGTAAAGTGGGTATTCCTGACAGTATTTTACTCAAACCCGGTAAGCTCACCGACGACGAGTTTAAGACAATGAAACGTCATCCAGAAATTGGGGCGAAGGCCCTCTCGATTGCAGAGAAACATCTGGGCAGTAACTCTTTCCTTCAATTGGCGAAAGAGATCGCTCTAACTCACCACGAAAAATGGGACGGTAGTGGCTATCCGAAGGGATTAAAAGGCGATGAAATCCCACTTTCTGGTCGTTTGATGGCGCTTGCTGATGTGTATGACGCGCTAATCTCCGAGCGTGTTTACAAAAAAGCCTTCAGCCATGAGAAAGCGAAATCCATTATCCTTGAGGGTAAAGGCAGTCATTTTGACCCTGAGCTGGTTGACGCCTTCCTTACAATAGAACAAGAATTTGTCAATATCGCCGATAAATACCGTAGCCTAGAAGCTGAAGAGAACGCGATGGCTTTGGAAGAACTTCAAGCCAATGAGCCGACTTAA
- a CDS encoding YdcF family protein translates to MGTTESTNLVRRLFHRPKPSDHYLAYALKGLRLIPFLLICATIALFLIDRWVSYQTKDQLYTSPEQIGNFDVAVVLGTSKYLGKILNDYYANRISASIALYQSEKVDNFLLSGDNAHRSYNEPWTMKRDLLKAGVPENHIYLDYAGFRTLDSVVRAKEIFDTDNFLIITQKFHCERALFIANFHNINAKCFAVPGPSAHSGYKIRLREVFARAKAVLDLYITRAKPKFLGPKEPIQTDNGEATTIEDANPQRSVESLSTN, encoded by the coding sequence ATGGGCACAACGGAATCGACAAATTTAGTGCGAAGACTCTTTCACAGACCTAAACCCTCTGACCATTATTTGGCGTACGCGCTAAAGGGGCTTCGCTTGATCCCATTTTTGCTTATCTGTGCGACTATTGCTCTGTTCTTGATTGATCGTTGGGTCTCCTATCAAACCAAAGATCAGCTCTATACAAGTCCAGAGCAAATCGGTAATTTCGACGTTGCCGTTGTACTGGGAACCAGTAAGTATCTTGGAAAAATCCTTAATGATTACTACGCCAATCGTATCAGTGCATCGATAGCTTTGTATCAGAGTGAGAAAGTCGATAATTTCTTGTTAAGCGGTGACAATGCCCATCGCTCTTACAATGAGCCTTGGACAATGAAACGAGACTTGCTCAAAGCTGGCGTCCCTGAGAATCATATCTACCTCGACTATGCAGGCTTTCGAACTCTTGACTCAGTAGTTCGAGCAAAGGAAATTTTTGATACCGACAACTTCTTGATCATTACTCAGAAATTTCACTGCGAACGAGCCTTGTTTATCGCTAACTTTCATAATATCAATGCCAAGTGTTTTGCGGTTCCAGGTCCATCAGCACACTCTGGTTATAAGATCAGGCTAAGGGAAGTGTTTGCAAGAGCTAAAGCTGTCTTGGATCTTTATATCACACGCGCAAAACCTAAATTCCTTGGCCCCAAAGAGCCCATCCAAACCGACAATGGTGAAGCAACTACGATAGAAGACGCTAATCCCCAACGTAGCGTAGAGTCACTGTCAACAAATTGA
- a CDS encoding DUF2797 domain-containing protein, producing MSLIAKGTLNKMRASLDGEVHYRLPVGEELVDLKPFIGQSITLTHTGNIFCSACGKKTKKSYSQGHCFVCMKKLASCDMCIMKPESCHYDQGTCREPQWGEENCMVDHFVYLSNTSSLKVGITRHTQIPTRWIDQGATQGLPIFKVKTRHISGLIEVELAKHIADKTNWRTLLKEDGEPMPLEEKFAELLPLVEDKIAEIKHQFGDDAIEILNADITSISYPVLQHPTKITSHNFDKNPEVTGLLQGIKGQYMIFDTGVINIRKFTSYEVEVSV from the coding sequence ATGTCTTTAATCGCAAAAGGTACGCTAAACAAAATGCGTGCTTCCTTAGATGGTGAGGTCCACTATCGTCTTCCTGTGGGCGAAGAACTCGTCGATCTTAAACCCTTCATCGGTCAGAGCATTACCCTAACCCACACGGGCAACATTTTTTGTAGCGCTTGCGGCAAAAAAACCAAGAAGAGCTATTCCCAAGGTCACTGCTTTGTATGCATGAAAAAACTCGCCAGCTGCGATATGTGCATTATGAAACCAGAGAGTTGCCACTACGACCAAGGTACGTGTCGCGAACCGCAGTGGGGTGAAGAGAACTGTATGGTTGACCACTTCGTCTATTTATCAAATACATCCAGCCTCAAAGTAGGGATTACTCGCCATACCCAAATCCCGACTCGTTGGATCGATCAAGGGGCAACCCAAGGTCTCCCCATATTCAAAGTCAAAACTCGTCATATTTCTGGCCTGATTGAAGTTGAACTGGCTAAGCACATTGCAGATAAAACCAACTGGCGTACCTTGCTGAAAGAAGATGGCGAGCCAATGCCGCTTGAAGAGAAGTTTGCAGAGCTATTGCCGTTGGTTGAAGACAAAATCGCTGAGATAAAACATCAGTTCGGTGATGATGCGATTGAGATACTCAACGCTGATATCACGTCCATCAGCTACCCAGTTTTACAGCACCCAACAAAAATCACATCGCATAACTTTGATAAGAACCCTGAAGTCACTGGGCTCTTACAGGGGATAAAAGGCCAGTATATGATTTTTGATACTGGTGTTATCAACATCCGTAAATTCACTTCCTACGAAGTCGAAGTCAGCGTTTGA
- a CDS encoding NAD-dependent malic enzyme, translating to MNNDKRPLYIPFAGPALLSTPLLNKGSAFSAEERASFNLEGLLPETTETIQEQVERAYQQYRNFESDMDKHIYLRNIQDTNETLFYRLVQNHVSEMMPIIYTPTVGAACENFSNIYRRGRGLFVSYANRDRIDDLLNNASNHNVKVIVVTDGERILGLGDQGIGGMGIPIGKLALYTACGGISPAYTLPIVLDVGTNNPQRLADPMYMGWRHPRITSAEYDAFVEEFIQAVQRRWPDALIQFEDFAQKNAMPLLERYKDRICCFNDDIQGTAAITVGSLLAACRAAGTQLSEQRVTFLGAGSAGCGIAEAIIAQMVSEGISDEQARSQVYMVDRWGLLQEGMPNLLDFQQRLVQKHINTDDWEAEGSGYSLLDVMRNAKPTVLIGVSGAPGLFSEEVIKEMHKHCARPIVFPLSNPTSRVEATPNDIIRWTNGEALVATGSPFDPVVHDGKTYPIAQCNNSYIFPGIGLGVLAVQAKRVTDEMLMESSRALATCSPLAINGQGPLLPPLEAIHSVSKKIAFAVAKKAIEQGVALEITDEALEEAIENHFWQPVYRRYKRTSF from the coding sequence ATGAATAACGACAAACGCCCTTTATATATTCCTTTCGCTGGTCCAGCGCTTCTTAGTACGCCTCTTCTCAATAAGGGAAGTGCATTCTCAGCAGAAGAAAGAGCTTCTTTCAACCTCGAAGGTTTGTTACCAGAAACAACTGAAACCATTCAGGAACAAGTGGAACGTGCTTACCAACAATATCGCAACTTCGAAAGCGATATGGATAAACACATCTACCTACGTAACATTCAGGATACCAACGAAACCTTGTTCTATCGCCTAGTGCAGAACCATGTTTCAGAAATGATGCCAATCATCTACACACCGACAGTGGGTGCGGCATGTGAGAACTTCTCAAACATCTATCGCCGTGGTCGCGGCCTTTTCGTTTCTTATGCAAACCGGGATCGTATTGATGATCTTCTTAACAATGCATCCAACCACAATGTTAAAGTGATTGTTGTTACCGATGGCGAACGTATTCTGGGCCTAGGTGACCAAGGCATCGGTGGCATGGGCATTCCTATCGGTAAGCTTGCGCTGTACACCGCCTGTGGTGGTATCAGCCCAGCATATACGCTGCCTATCGTACTGGATGTCGGTACTAATAATCCTCAGCGACTTGCGGACCCAATGTACATGGGGTGGCGTCATCCGCGTATTACAAGCGCTGAATATGATGCGTTCGTTGAAGAGTTCATCCAAGCAGTTCAGCGTCGTTGGCCTGATGCGCTAATTCAATTTGAAGATTTCGCACAGAAAAACGCAATGCCTTTGCTTGAGCGCTATAAAGACCGAATCTGCTGTTTCAATGATGACATTCAAGGCACAGCGGCTATCACTGTCGGTTCTCTACTGGCAGCATGTCGAGCAGCAGGCACACAATTGTCAGAACAACGCGTAACCTTCCTTGGTGCAGGTTCTGCAGGCTGCGGTATTGCAGAAGCTATCATTGCCCAAATGGTTTCGGAAGGGATCTCTGACGAGCAAGCGCGCTCTCAGGTTTACATGGTCGACCGCTGGGGTCTGCTACAGGAAGGCATGCCAAATCTACTTGATTTTCAGCAACGCTTAGTACAAAAACACATCAACACTGACGACTGGGAAGCAGAAGGCAGTGGCTATTCACTACTTGATGTTATGCGTAATGCAAAACCTACTGTTCTTATTGGTGTTTCTGGCGCCCCGGGCCTGTTCAGTGAAGAGGTCATTAAAGAGATGCACAAACACTGCGCTAGGCCAATCGTGTTCCCACTATCGAATCCAACTAGCCGAGTTGAAGCGACGCCAAATGACATTATTCGCTGGACTAACGGTGAAGCATTAGTGGCGACGGGTAGCCCATTTGATCCTGTCGTTCATGATGGAAAAACCTACCCGATCGCACAATGTAACAACAGCTACATTTTCCCAGGGATTGGCTTAGGCGTACTTGCAGTACAGGCTAAGCGCGTGACTGACGAAATGCTGATGGAATCAAGTCGAGCTCTGGCCACTTGCTCTCCATTGGCAATCAATGGTCAAGGACCATTACTGCCTCCTCTGGAAGCGATCCACTCAGTCTCGAAGAAGATTGCATTTGCGGTAGCGAAGAAGGCAATTGAACAAGGCGTGGCGCTAGAGATTACTGACGAGGCACTGGAAGAAGCGATTGAAAACCACTTCTGGCAGCCAGTTTACCGTCGTTACAAGCGTACTTCATTCTAA
- a CDS encoding transporter, whose protein sequence is MEHQGKASVVFDYTSFLGASCSKKWTFLEAMSTFAPIFSLAWKSTIKEAVSAEDRLWDQAMKSLSVSRSDESNILTLMQLARSEGIEELKLVMPYELEREQIEKLRNRSNTHIESHQQDELIITF, encoded by the coding sequence ATGGAACATCAGGGCAAGGCAAGTGTGGTATTCGACTATACCTCTTTTCTTGGCGCGTCGTGCAGTAAGAAATGGACTTTCTTAGAGGCAATGAGTACCTTCGCACCTATTTTCAGTTTGGCTTGGAAAAGTACGATCAAAGAGGCGGTATCTGCGGAAGATCGCTTGTGGGATCAGGCGATGAAATCACTGTCGGTAAGTCGGAGTGATGAGTCCAATATTCTGACACTGATGCAATTAGCACGGAGTGAAGGCATTGAAGAGCTGAAACTGGTGATGCCTTATGAGCTCGAGCGAGAACAAATCGAAAAACTGAGGAACCGCTCCAATACTCATATTGAAAGCCATCAGCAAGATGAATTGATCATTACCTTCTAA
- a CDS encoding DEAD/DEAH box helicase, with amino-acid sequence MFSLPIDTLKTEFLKLLSTHHMIVEAETGSGKSTRLPLWAAEQGKVLVIEPRRIACTSLAQFLAEQKNEPLGCSVGYSIKLENRCDEKTNIIFVTPGVALRWYSENRLSDFKTIIVDEFHERRWDTDLLVALLNQHNQHRLVITSATIEGEKLARYVGAQRLQAKGRNFDVAIAHRAGDSRQLPDSRNLEQRVRAEVESLLDLEGDILVFLPGRKEITQCQSALAHLDKVVVVPLHASVTNKQREVALNQQELQKVVLATNVAETSLTIPNVVAVVDSGLERRTEQRNGKTTLSLKHISKASARQRSGRAGRVMDGICIRLYGEHAALADVTPPELHRETLTEAMLACASCGYSLSALSFLEPLPEKSLVQATDILHAMGAIDESGLVTSHGQRIYPLPIDALYADLVTRMPQRKLQEAMVDLTAVLATPASMYRLSSNEEALEELGKEEPLGCDAEVAIRVVRGEKLPGVTIDDDVLTEAQALSQQMRTVFELPELSVASRYSHNELVEAIASLHPELLFVRRERRREALGNGQMEVTLGRASRLPDDIEAALVLDTHSLPGRGVKQTLTLATVTMPVKLSLFEQLDIGHWVEGEVISVEDVPYIQLHMMYAGRKVAYKKAPAKGEFAIKSLVEAVKREELLPGFAKQRHQQIEHWKLYHSLDNPSASPIQESLTFDSWFTEQLVTLELADASELAMFSAEDFPFEGIPYWEYEDFAAMYPFELYIGDLQLSVEYQPMKKRVYVVYKSGLRKGDPKRWELPRWVGWRVQYKRASRIIDIR; translated from the coding sequence ATGTTCAGCTTACCTATAGACACTCTCAAAACCGAATTTCTGAAACTTCTTTCTACTCACCATATGATAGTAGAAGCGGAAACCGGCTCGGGCAAATCAACACGATTACCATTATGGGCAGCGGAGCAGGGAAAAGTACTGGTGATTGAACCTCGGCGTATTGCCTGTACGTCATTAGCGCAGTTTCTGGCAGAGCAAAAAAATGAGCCGCTAGGTTGCTCAGTGGGCTATTCGATTAAGCTGGAAAACCGTTGTGATGAGAAAACAAACATTATTTTCGTTACGCCGGGTGTTGCATTGCGTTGGTACTCTGAAAATCGGCTCAGCGATTTTAAAACCATTATTGTCGATGAGTTTCATGAGCGCCGCTGGGATACTGACTTGCTGGTGGCGTTGTTGAATCAGCACAATCAGCATCGTTTAGTCATTACGTCAGCCACGATTGAGGGTGAGAAGCTTGCGCGATACGTTGGAGCGCAACGTCTACAAGCTAAGGGGCGCAATTTTGACGTAGCAATCGCTCATCGGGCCGGAGATTCAAGGCAGCTGCCAGATAGCCGTAACCTAGAACAAAGAGTCCGAGCAGAGGTGGAGAGTTTACTCGACTTAGAGGGGGATATTCTGGTTTTCTTGCCAGGGCGTAAAGAAATTACCCAATGCCAGAGTGCGCTCGCTCATCTTGACAAAGTGGTAGTCGTGCCATTGCATGCTTCTGTGACTAACAAACAGAGGGAAGTTGCGCTTAACCAGCAAGAGCTGCAAAAAGTCGTGCTTGCGACTAACGTTGCTGAAACCTCACTAACCATACCGAATGTGGTTGCCGTTGTTGATTCTGGTTTGGAGCGACGTACTGAACAGAGAAACGGTAAAACCACATTGAGCCTAAAACATATTTCTAAAGCAAGCGCGAGACAGCGCAGCGGTCGAGCGGGAAGAGTGATGGATGGCATTTGTATTCGCTTGTATGGTGAACACGCTGCGTTGGCTGACGTTACCCCTCCAGAGCTTCATCGAGAAACACTCACAGAAGCCATGTTGGCCTGCGCCAGTTGTGGGTATTCTCTTTCTGCACTGAGCTTTTTAGAACCACTACCTGAAAAGTCGCTTGTTCAGGCGACTGATATTTTGCACGCCATGGGTGCGATAGATGAATCTGGCCTAGTCACTTCACATGGACAACGTATTTACCCTCTGCCGATTGATGCTCTGTATGCTGATTTGGTGACGCGAATGCCACAGCGAAAGCTACAAGAAGCCATGGTGGATTTAACTGCAGTGCTCGCGACACCTGCATCTATGTACCGTTTATCGTCAAATGAAGAAGCACTAGAAGAGCTTGGCAAAGAAGAGCCTTTGGGGTGTGATGCTGAAGTCGCGATTAGAGTCGTACGTGGAGAAAAGCTCCCCGGTGTTACCATAGATGATGATGTACTCACAGAAGCGCAGGCACTTTCTCAACAAATGCGGACAGTGTTCGAGTTGCCCGAACTTAGTGTGGCTTCCCGTTACTCTCATAATGAGCTAGTTGAAGCTATTGCCTCTCTTCACCCTGAGTTGTTGTTTGTCAGAAGAGAGCGTCGTCGTGAGGCGTTGGGCAATGGTCAAATGGAAGTCACACTGGGCCGGGCAAGTCGTTTACCCGATGATATTGAGGCTGCACTCGTGCTAGATACTCACAGTTTACCGGGGCGAGGGGTTAAACAAACATTGACACTCGCGACGGTGACGATGCCAGTTAAACTATCGCTTTTTGAACAACTGGACATTGGGCACTGGGTAGAAGGCGAGGTGATCAGTGTGGAAGACGTCCCCTACATTCAACTCCATATGATGTATGCCGGGCGAAAAGTGGCCTACAAGAAAGCGCCAGCAAAAGGTGAGTTTGCGATTAAATCACTCGTTGAAGCCGTTAAACGTGAAGAGTTGTTACCGGGATTTGCTAAACAGCGACATCAACAGATCGAGCACTGGAAATTATACCACTCACTGGATAACCCCTCTGCATCGCCGATTCAGGAATCGTTGACATTTGACTCTTGGTTTACTGAACAGCTCGTAACATTGGAGCTGGCAGATGCGTCGGAGCTTGCGATGTTCAGCGCAGAAGATTTTCCTTTTGAAGGCATTCCTTACTGGGAGTATGAAGATTTTGCTGCCATGTACCCATTTGAACTCTATATTGGTGATTTGCAATTGAGCGTCGAATATCAACCGATGAAAAAGCGGGTCTACGTAGTGTATAAGTCGGGCTTACGTAAAGGCGACCCAAAGCGTTGGGAGCTACCGCGATGGGTAGGTTGGCGTGTGCAATACAAAAGAGCGAGTCGAATCATAGATATCCGCTAG
- a CDS encoding aspartate/tyrosine/aromatic aminotransferase yields the protein MFEKVVAAPADPILGLTEEFKKDSRADKINLGVGIYKNEQGETPVLATVKKAEAALIESEKTKSYLTIEGTAEYGLAVQKLLFGGDSDIVNNKLAKTAQAPGGTGALRVAGEFIKRQLGDVKIWISNPTWANHNGVFTAAGIETAQYSYYNAETKDKDFAAMVADLEQASEGDIVLLHGCCHNPTGIDPTLEEWETLAKLVADKKLLPLFDFAYQGFAKGVEEDAAGLRVFAKYNKEILVASSFSKNFGLYNERVGAFTLVAESEETASTAFSQVKAIIRSIYSNPPAHGSAVVTHILNNAELRNEWEAEVKEMRDRIQDMRELFVTTLKEQGVDADFSFIERQNGMFSFSGLSKEQVTRLKDEFAIYIVGSGRISVAGMTRSNMLPLCKALAAVL from the coding sequence ATGTTTGAAAAAGTAGTTGCTGCGCCGGCAGATCCTATCCTTGGACTGACAGAAGAGTTCAAAAAAGACTCGCGAGCAGACAAAATTAACCTTGGCGTTGGTATTTATAAAAATGAACAAGGTGAAACCCCGGTTCTAGCCACCGTTAAAAAAGCGGAAGCTGCCCTAATTGAAAGCGAAAAAACCAAGTCATACCTTACTATCGAAGGGACCGCTGAGTATGGCCTAGCGGTGCAGAAGCTACTGTTTGGTGGAGACTCTGATATTGTTAATAACAAATTAGCAAAAACCGCTCAGGCTCCTGGCGGTACTGGTGCATTGCGCGTGGCAGGCGAATTCATCAAGCGTCAGTTGGGTGATGTGAAGATCTGGATCAGCAACCCAACTTGGGCTAACCACAACGGTGTATTCACTGCAGCAGGTATAGAGACCGCTCAGTACAGCTACTACAACGCTGAGACAAAAGATAAAGATTTCGCGGCAATGGTAGCCGATCTTGAACAAGCGTCTGAAGGCGATATTGTCCTTCTTCATGGCTGCTGCCATAACCCAACGGGCATTGACCCAACGCTTGAAGAATGGGAAACACTTGCCAAGCTGGTTGCGGATAAAAAACTACTCCCTCTATTTGACTTCGCTTATCAAGGTTTCGCCAAAGGCGTTGAAGAAGATGCGGCAGGTTTACGTGTTTTTGCTAAATACAACAAAGAGATCTTAGTCGCGAGCTCCTTCTCTAAAAACTTTGGCCTTTACAATGAACGTGTAGGTGCGTTTACCTTGGTCGCAGAGTCAGAGGAAACCGCAAGCACTGCCTTCTCTCAAGTGAAAGCCATCATCCGTTCTATCTACTCTAACCCACCAGCACACGGTAGCGCAGTTGTGACGCACATTCTTAACAATGCTGAACTGCGCAATGAGTGGGAAGCGGAAGTCAAAGAAATGCGTGACCGTATCCAAGACATGCGTGAGCTGTTTGTTACCACCCTAAAAGAACAAGGCGTTGACGCTGACTTTAGCTTCATTGAACGTCAAAACGGTATGTTCTCATTCTCTGGCCTTTCAAAGGAGCAGGTGACACGCCTTAAAGATGAGTTCGCCATCTACATTGTTGGGTCAGGCCGTATCAGCGTCGCAGGTATGACTCGTTCAAACATGCTACCACTTTGTAAAGCACTGGCCGCTGTTCTATAA
- a CDS encoding DUF3392 domain-containing protein translates to MFSPAGQYLFPYLTEISTALIACFLVMAGGEINTLLRRTLRNHNFVLRTVVFILINAFGYGLIIVKVTPYLARTLRDMDAGIMFTIIIVSFVLIGSWAQRNRQI, encoded by the coding sequence ATTTTTTCCCCAGCGGGGCAATATCTATTTCCATATTTAACTGAAATATCCACAGCGCTGATTGCCTGCTTTTTGGTGATGGCGGGCGGTGAGATAAACACGTTATTGAGAAGAACACTGAGAAACCACAACTTTGTACTCAGAACCGTCGTATTTATCTTGATTAACGCTTTTGGTTACGGCTTAATCATTGTCAAAGTAACCCCTTACCTCGCTCGGACATTACGCGATATGGACGCTGGCATCATGTTCACTATTATTATTGTCAGCTTTGTATTGATTGGCTCATGGGCACAACGGAATCGACAAATTTAG